From a single Oxalobacter vibrioformis genomic region:
- a CDS encoding lysozyme — MSAADIALEKALVIIKAFEGCRLKAYKCPAGVWTIGYGETLGVKEGDVWTQEKAEEEIKKRVAQFMGLTLQKCPQLLEESPAKVAACTSLAYNIGTGAFGASSVCRLTGRKEYQRAADAFLLWNKAGGRVLKGLTIRRQAERSMYLE, encoded by the coding sequence ATGAGCGCGGCAGATATTGCGCTGGAAAAGGCCCTTGTCATCATCAAGGCCTTTGAAGGCTGCCGTCTGAAAGCCTACAAATGCCCGGCAGGTGTCTGGACTATCGGATACGGCGAAACCCTCGGCGTAAAAGAAGGCGATGTCTGGACACAGGAAAAGGCAGAAGAGGAAATCAAAAAGCGCGTGGCCCAGTTTATGGGGCTGACGTTGCAAAAATGTCCACAATTGCTCGAAGAATCGCCTGCAAAGGTAGCCGCCTGCACGTCACTCGCGTACAATATCGGCACCGGCGCATTTGGTGCTTCTTCTGTCTGTCGGTTGACAGGCAGAAAAGAGTACCAGCGCGCAGCAGATGCTTTTTTGCTCTGGAACAAGGCTGGCGGACGGGTCCTCAAAGGATTGACCATACGACGGCAGGCTGAACGGAGCATGTATCTGGAATAG
- a CDS encoding NirD/YgiW/YdeI family stress tolerance protein, producing MFNSRLGMILMVCAGIFVGITNYSYAQYSGPGSSSSSSKTSSKDRLKEVLGIEKSSSKDVVTIKELRIDPVYNEDVTVKGKLVKKTGSKVYRFEDGTGTMSVTIEDSLFKNKEVSESTTLEITGRVQKTKKKLFKEMEFKANSLKIVNS from the coding sequence ATGTTTAATTCAAGACTGGGAATGATTCTGATGGTATGCGCCGGTATTTTTGTCGGCATCACCAATTATTCCTACGCACAGTACAGCGGCCCCGGCAGCTCCAGTTCCTCATCCAAGACTTCTTCTAAAGACCGGCTGAAAGAAGTGCTCGGCATTGAAAAGTCCAGCAGCAAGGATGTTGTCACGATCAAGGAACTGAGGATAGACCCGGTCTATAATGAGGATGTCACCGTCAAGGGCAAGCTGGTGAAAAAAACCGGCAGCAAGGTATACCGCTTTGAAGACGGTACCGGCACCATGAGCGTGACAATCGAGGACAGCCTCTTCAAAAACAAGGAGGTATCGGAGTCCACGACTCTCGAAATTACCGGCCGCGTGCAAAAGACCAAGAAAAAGCTTTTCAAGGAAATGGAGTTCAAGGCAAACAGCCTGAAGATTGTCAATTCCTGA
- a CDS encoding NirD/YgiW/YdeI family stress tolerance protein, whose protein sequence is MLAVSAQSSIPAWGRQPACRGFRTTCRIAAMPAMTATEKTVKGLLETPAYGQHVRLTGKLVGCPGTRRYLFADDTGEIATRIRRPVSGNMALLKNQKIVIKGELKRMVSGEHVLRVQTLRLPYFPGG, encoded by the coding sequence ATGCTTGCAGTATCCGCACAATCGTCCATACCCGCATGGGGCAGGCAGCCTGCCTGCAGGGGTTTTCGCACAACCTGCCGCATAGCGGCCATGCCAGCGATGACGGCGACAGAAAAAACTGTGAAAGGCCTGCTTGAGACCCCCGCATACGGCCAGCATGTCAGGCTGACAGGCAAACTGGTCGGCTGCCCTGGCACCAGGCGTTATCTTTTTGCCGATGATACGGGAGAAATCGCCACCCGGATCAGACGCCCGGTTTCCGGCAATATGGCTCTCCTGAAAAACCAGAAAATCGTGATCAAGGGCGAACTGAAAAGAATGGTATCGGGCGAGCATGTCCTGCGGGTCCAGACGCTCCGCCTGCCTTATTTCCCGGGAGGATAG
- a CDS encoding GNAT family N-acetyltransferase, with protein MKNKRIRRATKADHAAILTVWMQSVSATHHFLDPMDFDTLYTQLRDLWLGGLEVIRVQETGGVITGFIGINPPKVEMLFVAPAFMGKGIGRALLDSVRKDWPGLFVDVNEQNEAATRFYQQYGFEETGHSPLDGQGKAYPFIHMKLPE; from the coding sequence ATGAAAAATAAAAGAATAAGGCGGGCAACCAAAGCCGACCATGCCGCCATCCTGACAGTCTGGATGCAGTCGGTTTCTGCCACCCACCATTTTCTTGACCCGATGGACTTTGACACCCTCTACACGCAATTGCGCGATCTCTGGCTGGGTGGCCTCGAGGTAATCCGCGTTCAGGAAACGGGCGGTGTTATCACGGGCTTTATTGGCATCAATCCGCCAAAAGTGGAGATGCTCTTTGTTGCACCCGCATTCATGGGAAAAGGCATTGGCCGCGCCCTGCTGGATTCTGTCAGGAAAGACTGGCCCGGGCTTTTTGTAGACGTCAATGAGCAAAACGAGGCCGCCACCCGCTTTTACCAGCAATACGGCTTTGAAGAAACCGGTCATTCACCCCTTGACGGGCAGGGTAAAGCCTATCCCTTTATTCATATGAAATTGCCGGAGTGA